One genomic window of Leopardus geoffroyi isolate Oge1 chromosome C3, O.geoffroyi_Oge1_pat1.0, whole genome shotgun sequence includes the following:
- the KLF10 gene encoding Krueppel-like factor 10 isoform X1, protein MLFGIFTQFLLQPKEWHHINGKWKVEERMEMISERSKESVYSWNKTAEKSDFEAVEALMSMSCSWKSDFKKYTENRPVTPVSDMSEEENLLPSTPDFHTIPAFCLTPPYSPSDFEPSQVSNLMASAPSTGHFKSFSDPAKPHIAAPFKEEEKSPAPAPKLPKAQATSVIRHTADAQLCNHRSCPVKAASILNYQDNSFRRRTHLNVEAARKNIPCAAVSPNRSKRERNTAADVNEKASPALYDFSVPSSETVICRPQPAPVSPQQKSVLVSPPAVSTGGVPPMPVICQMVPLPANNPVVTTVVPSTPPSQPPAVCPPVVFMGTQVPKGAVMFVVPQPVVQNPKPPVVSPNGTRLSPIAPAPGFSPSTAKVTPQIDSSRIRSHICSHPGCGKTYFKSSHLKAHMRTHTGEKPFSCSWKGCERRFARSDELSRHRRTHTGEKKFACPMCDRRFMRSDHLTKHARRHLSAKKLPNWQMEVSKLNDMALPPTPAPTQ, encoded by the exons ATGCTTTTCGGTATTTTTACACAATTTCTACTTCAACCAAAAGAATGGCATCACATTAATGGAAAATGGAAGGTG gaagaaaggatggaaatGATTTCTGAAAGATCGAAAGAGAGTGTGTATTCCTGGAACAAAACTGCAGAAAAGAGTGATTTTGAAGCTGTAGAAGCACTTATGTCAATGAGCTGCAGTTGGAAGTctgattttaagaaatacacTGAAAACAGACCTGTTACTCCAGTATCCGATATGTCGGAGGAAGAGAATCTACTCCCGAGTACACCTGACTTTCATACGATCCCAGCATTt tGTTTGACTCCACCTTACAGCCCTTCTGACTTTGAACCCTCTCAAGTGTCAAATTTGATGGCATCAGCGCCATCTACCGGACACTTCAAATCATTCTCAGATCCTGCCAAGCCTCACATTGCTGCACCtttcaaagaggaagagaagagcccGGCACCTGCCCCCAAACTCCCTAAGGCTCAGGCAACAAGTGTGATCCGTCATACAGCTGACGCCCAGCTGTGTAACCACAGATCTTGCCCAGTGAAAGCAGCCAGCATCCTCAACTATCAGGACAATTCTTTTCGAAGAAGAACCCACCTGAATGTTGAGGCTGCAAGAAAAAACATACCCTGTGCAGCTGTGTCACCAAACAGATCCAAACGTGAGAGAAACACAGCGGCAGATGTTAATGAGAAAGCAAGTCCTGCACTTTATGACTTTTCTGTGCCTTCCTCAGAGACAGTCATCTGTAGACCTCAGCCTGCCCCTGTGTCCCCACAGCAGAAGTCGGTGCTGGTCTCCCCACCTGCAGTGTCAACAGGGGGAGTGCCACCTATGCCTGTCATCTGTCAGATGGTTCCCCTCCCTGCAAACAACCCTGTTGTGACAACAGTTGTTCCTAGCACTCCACCCAGTCAGCCACCAGCTGTGTGCCCACCTGTCGTGTTCATGGGCACTCAGGTGCCCAAAGGCGCTGTCATGTTTGTCGTTCCCCAGCCTGTTGTTCAGAACCCAAAGCCTCCGGTGGTGAGCCCAAATGGCACCAGACTCTCTCCCATCGCCCCCGCTCCAGGGTTTTCCCCTTCCACAGCAAAAGTCACTCCTCAGATTGACTCATCCAGGATACGAAGTCACATCTGTAGCCACCCAGGATGTGGCAAGACGTACTTTAAGAGCTCTCATCTGAAGGCCCACATGAGAACACACACAG GAGAAAAGCCTTTTAGCTGTAGCTGGAAAGGTTGTGAAAGGAGGTTTGCCCGTTCTGATGAACTGTCCAGACACCGGCGAACCCACACAGGTGAGAAGAAATTTGCTTGTCCCATGTGTGACCGACGGTTCATGAGGAGCGACCATTTGACCAAGCACGCCCGGCGCCATCTGTCCGCCAAGAAGCTACCAAACTGGCAGATGGAAGTGAGCAAGTTAAATGACATGGCCTTACCTCCAACCCCTGCCCCCACGCAGTGA
- the KLF10 gene encoding Krueppel-like factor 10 isoform X3 has protein sequence MEMISERSKESVYSWNKTAEKSDFEAVEALMSMSCSWKSDFKKYTENRPVTPVSDMSEEENLLPSTPDFHTIPAFCLTPPYSPSDFEPSQVSNLMASAPSTGHFKSFSDPAKPHIAAPFKEEEKSPAPAPKLPKAQATSVIRHTADAQLCNHRSCPVKAASILNYQDNSFRRRTHLNVEAARKNIPCAAVSPNRSKRERNTAADVNEKASPALYDFSVPSSETVICRPQPAPVSPQQKSVLVSPPAVSTGGVPPMPVICQMVPLPANNPVVTTVVPSTPPSQPPAVCPPVVFMGTQVPKGAVMFVVPQPVVQNPKPPVVSPNGTRLSPIAPAPGFSPSTAKVTPQIDSSRIRSHICSHPGCGKTYFKSSHLKAHMRTHTGEKPFSCSWKGCERRFARSDELSRHRRTHTGEKKFACPMCDRRFMRSDHLTKHARRHLSAKKLPNWQMEVSKLNDMALPPTPAPTQ, from the exons atggaaatGATTTCTGAAAGATCGAAAGAGAGTGTGTATTCCTGGAACAAAACTGCAGAAAAGAGTGATTTTGAAGCTGTAGAAGCACTTATGTCAATGAGCTGCAGTTGGAAGTctgattttaagaaatacacTGAAAACAGACCTGTTACTCCAGTATCCGATATGTCGGAGGAAGAGAATCTACTCCCGAGTACACCTGACTTTCATACGATCCCAGCATTt tGTTTGACTCCACCTTACAGCCCTTCTGACTTTGAACCCTCTCAAGTGTCAAATTTGATGGCATCAGCGCCATCTACCGGACACTTCAAATCATTCTCAGATCCTGCCAAGCCTCACATTGCTGCACCtttcaaagaggaagagaagagcccGGCACCTGCCCCCAAACTCCCTAAGGCTCAGGCAACAAGTGTGATCCGTCATACAGCTGACGCCCAGCTGTGTAACCACAGATCTTGCCCAGTGAAAGCAGCCAGCATCCTCAACTATCAGGACAATTCTTTTCGAAGAAGAACCCACCTGAATGTTGAGGCTGCAAGAAAAAACATACCCTGTGCAGCTGTGTCACCAAACAGATCCAAACGTGAGAGAAACACAGCGGCAGATGTTAATGAGAAAGCAAGTCCTGCACTTTATGACTTTTCTGTGCCTTCCTCAGAGACAGTCATCTGTAGACCTCAGCCTGCCCCTGTGTCCCCACAGCAGAAGTCGGTGCTGGTCTCCCCACCTGCAGTGTCAACAGGGGGAGTGCCACCTATGCCTGTCATCTGTCAGATGGTTCCCCTCCCTGCAAACAACCCTGTTGTGACAACAGTTGTTCCTAGCACTCCACCCAGTCAGCCACCAGCTGTGTGCCCACCTGTCGTGTTCATGGGCACTCAGGTGCCCAAAGGCGCTGTCATGTTTGTCGTTCCCCAGCCTGTTGTTCAGAACCCAAAGCCTCCGGTGGTGAGCCCAAATGGCACCAGACTCTCTCCCATCGCCCCCGCTCCAGGGTTTTCCCCTTCCACAGCAAAAGTCACTCCTCAGATTGACTCATCCAGGATACGAAGTCACATCTGTAGCCACCCAGGATGTGGCAAGACGTACTTTAAGAGCTCTCATCTGAAGGCCCACATGAGAACACACACAG GAGAAAAGCCTTTTAGCTGTAGCTGGAAAGGTTGTGAAAGGAGGTTTGCCCGTTCTGATGAACTGTCCAGACACCGGCGAACCCACACAGGTGAGAAGAAATTTGCTTGTCCCATGTGTGACCGACGGTTCATGAGGAGCGACCATTTGACCAAGCACGCCCGGCGCCATCTGTCCGCCAAGAAGCTACCAAACTGGCAGATGGAAGTGAGCAAGTTAAATGACATGGCCTTACCTCCAACCCCTGCCCCCACGCAGTGA
- the KLF10 gene encoding Krueppel-like factor 10 isoform X2: MLNFGASLQQASEERMEMISERSKESVYSWNKTAEKSDFEAVEALMSMSCSWKSDFKKYTENRPVTPVSDMSEEENLLPSTPDFHTIPAFCLTPPYSPSDFEPSQVSNLMASAPSTGHFKSFSDPAKPHIAAPFKEEEKSPAPAPKLPKAQATSVIRHTADAQLCNHRSCPVKAASILNYQDNSFRRRTHLNVEAARKNIPCAAVSPNRSKRERNTAADVNEKASPALYDFSVPSSETVICRPQPAPVSPQQKSVLVSPPAVSTGGVPPMPVICQMVPLPANNPVVTTVVPSTPPSQPPAVCPPVVFMGTQVPKGAVMFVVPQPVVQNPKPPVVSPNGTRLSPIAPAPGFSPSTAKVTPQIDSSRIRSHICSHPGCGKTYFKSSHLKAHMRTHTGEKPFSCSWKGCERRFARSDELSRHRRTHTGEKKFACPMCDRRFMRSDHLTKHARRHLSAKKLPNWQMEVSKLNDMALPPTPAPTQ; encoded by the exons ATGCTCAACTTCGGCGCTTCTCTCCAGCAGGCTTCG gaagaaaggatggaaatGATTTCTGAAAGATCGAAAGAGAGTGTGTATTCCTGGAACAAAACTGCAGAAAAGAGTGATTTTGAAGCTGTAGAAGCACTTATGTCAATGAGCTGCAGTTGGAAGTctgattttaagaaatacacTGAAAACAGACCTGTTACTCCAGTATCCGATATGTCGGAGGAAGAGAATCTACTCCCGAGTACACCTGACTTTCATACGATCCCAGCATTt tGTTTGACTCCACCTTACAGCCCTTCTGACTTTGAACCCTCTCAAGTGTCAAATTTGATGGCATCAGCGCCATCTACCGGACACTTCAAATCATTCTCAGATCCTGCCAAGCCTCACATTGCTGCACCtttcaaagaggaagagaagagcccGGCACCTGCCCCCAAACTCCCTAAGGCTCAGGCAACAAGTGTGATCCGTCATACAGCTGACGCCCAGCTGTGTAACCACAGATCTTGCCCAGTGAAAGCAGCCAGCATCCTCAACTATCAGGACAATTCTTTTCGAAGAAGAACCCACCTGAATGTTGAGGCTGCAAGAAAAAACATACCCTGTGCAGCTGTGTCACCAAACAGATCCAAACGTGAGAGAAACACAGCGGCAGATGTTAATGAGAAAGCAAGTCCTGCACTTTATGACTTTTCTGTGCCTTCCTCAGAGACAGTCATCTGTAGACCTCAGCCTGCCCCTGTGTCCCCACAGCAGAAGTCGGTGCTGGTCTCCCCACCTGCAGTGTCAACAGGGGGAGTGCCACCTATGCCTGTCATCTGTCAGATGGTTCCCCTCCCTGCAAACAACCCTGTTGTGACAACAGTTGTTCCTAGCACTCCACCCAGTCAGCCACCAGCTGTGTGCCCACCTGTCGTGTTCATGGGCACTCAGGTGCCCAAAGGCGCTGTCATGTTTGTCGTTCCCCAGCCTGTTGTTCAGAACCCAAAGCCTCCGGTGGTGAGCCCAAATGGCACCAGACTCTCTCCCATCGCCCCCGCTCCAGGGTTTTCCCCTTCCACAGCAAAAGTCACTCCTCAGATTGACTCATCCAGGATACGAAGTCACATCTGTAGCCACCCAGGATGTGGCAAGACGTACTTTAAGAGCTCTCATCTGAAGGCCCACATGAGAACACACACAG GAGAAAAGCCTTTTAGCTGTAGCTGGAAAGGTTGTGAAAGGAGGTTTGCCCGTTCTGATGAACTGTCCAGACACCGGCGAACCCACACAGGTGAGAAGAAATTTGCTTGTCCCATGTGTGACCGACGGTTCATGAGGAGCGACCATTTGACCAAGCACGCCCGGCGCCATCTGTCCGCCAAGAAGCTACCAAACTGGCAGATGGAAGTGAGCAAGTTAAATGACATGGCCTTACCTCCAACCCCTGCCCCCACGCAGTGA